From Xyrauchen texanus isolate HMW12.3.18 chromosome 15, RBS_HiC_50CHRs, whole genome shotgun sequence:
tttcaccttttgctgacactTTATGCTTCTCAGAGCTAATGTgggcttctaaatcacttgcacctttattagcaactgacacataagtgccagctttacatgtaaTACATTCTGCTTCACACGGATCTCGACATGGGCGAAAGTATGGGAATTTTTTgagcaaatcttctgtaaatttgcactttcgattaggcattgtttccactcagctgtcatttgctgctactgtcagcAACTGTTTGGTGCTGAACACAATGCAAATATGCGTGCACACACAATTAAGTAttagatgcacatcataatgcaactaaagccaaatcctggacattttcgcaaatttagaaatcccggccggatgcttttttaaggtccgaaatgAGGACATGTCCTGGAAAATTAGACGTACGGTCACACTAACTTACCCTTTCAACACTGTCATCATGAccggggctgttcacaccgaaaaCGTTTTTGCGTCTGTCTGTAAACATGCACcgtatcttgctgttttttcattgTCTTCGtctttcaacttttaaaaaacacGTCTCAAGACACTTGCCTTGTTCTATTTTTTGcattgcatctagctttttttaatgtacactcacctaaaggattattaggaacacctgttcaatttctcattaatgcaattatctaatcaaccaatcacatggcagttgcttcaatccATTTagaggtgtggtcctggtcaagacaatctcctgaactccaaactgaatgtcagaatgggaaagaaatgtgatttaagcaattttgagcgtggcatggttgttggtgccagacgggccggtctgagtatttcacaatctgctcagttactgggattttcacgcacaaccatttctagggtttacaaagaatggtgtgaaaaggaaaaacatccagtatgcggcagtcctgtgggctgaaaatgccttgttgatgctagaggtcagaggagaatgggccgactgattcaagctgatagaagagcaactttgcctgaaataaccactcgttacaaccaatgtatgcagcaaagcatttgtgaagccacaacacgcacaaccttgaggcagatgggctataacagcagaagaccccaccgggtaccactcatctccactacaaataggaaaaagaggctacaatttgcaagagctcaccaaaattggacagttgaagactggaaaaatgttgcctggtctgatgagtctcgatttctgttgagacattcagatggtagagtcagaatttggcgtaaacagaatgagaacatggatccatcatgccttgttaccactgtgcaggctggtggtggtggtggtggtgtaatggtgtggggatgttttcttggcacactttaggccccttagtgctaattgggcatcgtttaaatgccacggcctacctgagcattgtttctgaccatgtccatccctttatggccaccatgtacccatcctctgatggctacttccagcaggataatgcaccatgtcacaaagctcgaatcatttcaaattggtttcttgaacatgacaatgagttcactgtactaaaatggcccccacagtcaccagatctcaacccaatagagcatctttgggatgtggtggaacgggagcttcgtgccctggatgtgcatcccacaaatctccatcaactgcaagatgctatcctatcaatatgggccaacatttctaaagaatgctttcagcaccttgttgaatcaatgccacgtagaattaaggcagttctgaaggagaaagggggtcaaacacagtattagtatggtgttcctaataatcctttaggtgagtgtatattccatgttcaataaaaCTTTAAGTTAaactcaatggacagcatttgtggcataatgttgattaccacaaaaaaatcattttgacaaaaaaaaaaaaagagcagaaataaagaggcatttacaatggaagtgaatgcggtCAATCCACAAACATTacaatactcacagtttcaaaattatagccacaagacgtaaacattatttgtcaacatgattttagtgtgataaaatcacttactaaacttttctgagCATCGTTGCTATGATGACCTAATGCCATACACTGTGAAACCCTAAAACGTGTTAAAAGTGTCGCTTGTGCAGAAACATTGTTACATTATGTTATGCACAGTGACTGGAAAGCAGCATGTGAGATTGTTCAGGACATTGACAGGATTCCACTGGTCCAGGAATGTACCTGGATGAAATGCCATGAGTTTTATGAACAGCAATTGGTCCCTGACAGCAATCGTGAGTTTGTGTACAAAAGACATGCAGTTATCTTATCTACAATGTTTTATGTTagttttagtatatatatatatatatatatatatatatatatatatatatatatatatatatatatatagttttattgtattgtgcagagtgtgtgtgcagtgattGTGGCTGGGACTGGCTGCAGTTCAAGGATTCTTGTTACTTCCTGTCCCAAGACCGTTTTTCCTGGCAGAGGAAGGGAGGAGATCTTGACATCATTACTAATGAACATGTGCAGGTAAGGAAATCTTGCTAAATAAATCTAACAAGAGTGAATGTCATCTTTaggtgtaaatattttttttttatctctaccGTTCTGCAATATCTAATCTCTGCAGGAGTATCTGACCGAGAAAGGGAAGTTGCACTACTGGATTGGGCTAAAACATGTGGGGACAAACCAATGAGAATGGATTAACAACAATGGATTGACAATGAGGTGGGAAGATTTTATGGCTACaataatgtgattaaaatgagAATAGGCGATATGATGACTGTTACATTATCATAACAGTAGTTATGATAAAGAGTAGTTATGATAATGAGCGAATAATAAATGATCATGTTTACAAAAATGAACAGATTTAGTTAAATGTGGTTTAGCAGATGATGACTGACTATGCCTCTTCTCAATGCACAGATATTGGGGAGATAATTCCTCCAGTGGGAACTGTGCTCTCATAGCTACAGATGAACAACTTGAGTGGAACTGGCACTCATACTCCTGCAGAATATTCTCACAGAACATCTGTTAGAAGATCTTAAGATCTGGTTAGCATGTTACACCAGTTCCAAATCGAAATTACATATCAGGACATCAGAACTCAACTCTTATACAATCATTAATCCTTTTCTCAAAAGATTTCAGTCAAATGTAGTGAGAAATTCACCATCAACATACAGTGCACAGTTTTTttgtattgacctgtttcagtgacgtcacctTTTTCCCCGCAACCGCCAAATTAGTGACCATCAATGGGAGGAAACAATGGTGCTGAATGGAAAAACACTCATAAAATGATAAGAAAAACCTAAAGAAAACACTTTCGATCCATGCAAAGTCCCAGGAAAGGTGTGTACAGGTCTGAAgacagcacaaatattgccaaatttgactttcgtgtacatttaaatgtattttatagacGATTCATCTTCGTACACAGGCGAGTTTGATGTGTGACCGGGGAGTGTACGTCTACCGGTACATCATCATTAACATTTAgtattcagaagttacaaatgtttgttgttttctgctctgatttggtcaattttacaaaacgtctgtgatgatctcatctgtatgaatgtaagagctgcttttaactcctgAAGAATACACAGAAAGCAACTGAGGGATATTAGTGTGAATATAGTCTGTGCTTCATGATCTTTTGATgtgtttattgactaacattagtatatacataaatatatactataaattaacattatagagattttttatttattacaatgtgtTACAATTATAACATTCTGTGTGTTATGAATAACATCATCCTATGTGCGATGCATTTCCGAATTGATGGTTTTATAAATTTCATTGACGCGCCGTGTAACTaacatgtctgaataaatgagcaaagTCCAACAAGTGTTTTTATCCCTCCTCTCCCTCTTCATTGCTGCTTGACTTTGGCGAAATGAAGCTGTGTCACTAAAAGATAAAActttactgaaataaaaatgacatttggGCTCTGGTAAGTAAACACTAGTGTAACAGAACAAAATTCAGAATAAAGACTCATATACAGGTTCTTTACTGGACCATTAATTTGGTGTGGGCATCAGCAACCAAGAAAAACGCTTCACTGCCCCATGCTTGGTTCAATTATAtatatcaattttatttatacaaaaaggTCTTAAATCTAAAACACTGTAGGGAGCAGCAGGTAAAGAACCATCATAATACATGCATAAGATGTTAAGAGCCTTAAATTGTTTAGATGTTCAACCATAAATTTACAGGCTTTTAAACTGCAAACACATCAACATACCAATTAATATTCAGCAAAAGCTTCAAAGCCCTTTTATCCCGCATGCATTAAATTCATGATTCATGTAAACACCCAATACACAGCAATTCAGTACATATCcaacacacacaaattcataaaTACCTCATAATAAATACAcaccaaaacaaaataacaaaagtaCATACCATGGATACCAATCAGGCTAAATACATAACTGTCGTCAATTAGCTACAGTAGAGAAGGCATGGAAATTAGGAAAATAACCTGCCCTCATACCCCCACTgaatcacacgcacacacaaattacAAGCGCCGGGGGCCACTGGTTAATACTCCCAACCAGACCCTGCACCCCGGCAAAAATAAATTCCAACCAGTCAAACATTAATTCATCAATTTAAAATACCTTAAATCTGGACTGCTGGCCTCCTTACCTGCTACCGGACGTGGGTACCTTGCTCGGGGAAACATCAAGGACGGCCGCACCCAAAATCACTCCGACATCCAATTGTCCCTCCCAATTTACTTACACGCGCGCAATACGACAATAAACGACCCACGTCCCGGCACGGCAGTGTTAGGTTTGGAGCTCAACAGTACCAAACCCCCCCTCCCCACATACAAGAAACATACCAGCTGTATAACTTATAGCACATTAAGCAAATGACCAACAGGTGTGTACCTTCCCTACCTGCTCCACCAACATCTACGTCACAATCCGTCCCCCCATCATTCTGGGCAGGTGCTGCTGAACCTGTAACACACCCTCCCACCCAAGGATACATCCACCAGTTACTCTGCATATTATTAACATTACAATCTGGAGGTAAAACTTCCTTTTCTTCTAGGGGCAAGGTGGTTTCAAACTTGCATGGGCTTAACATATTGCGATGCAACACTCTCTCCACACCCTTACCCCCTTCCAACTTAACCACATAAACAGGTACATCAAAATTAGGTTGTGACACAATGACATATGGATACCGTTCCCATTTATCATCCAGTTTACCTCGCACCCTGGACCTCTTATTCAGGACCATTACCCTCTGTCCAACAATGACAACCATCAACAATGGTTCCCCTTTGACCTTACGGTCAAACCCCTTCTTTTGATGGAGCTGAGACTTTTGAACCTGTTTCCTGGCCTGGTTATAGGCAAACATTAACCTATTATGGTGGTGATGCACCCAGCTGTCAACAGTCCCAGAAAATCCCTCTCCCAGGCCCAGCATCACATCCATGGCTAATTTAGCATGGCGACCAAACATTAAGAAATAAGGGGTGTATCCTGTTGATGGGTGAGGCATGTTATTATAAGCCTGCACCAGTTCTGCCACATATTGGTCCCAGGTCTCCTTCTGGTCATCCTTTAGTGTGCCCAACCTACTCAAGAGTGTCTGATTGAAACGTTCACACTGCCCATTCCCTGCCGGATGGTATGGGGTCGTATGGGACTTCTTGATGTTATACAATGAGCATAGCTCTTTGATGACTTTTGATTCAAAATTGGGACCCTGGTCAGAGTGCAGCTGATCAAAACCCCCAAATGGCTGTATCAAGTGCTCCCACAGCACCTTGGCCGTGGTCACTGCTGTTTGATCCAAAGTTGGCACTGCCACTGCATACCGAGTAAAGTGATCCATCATGACCAAAATATTACACATTCCACTGCGCGAGGTCTCCAATGATAAAAAGTCAACAGAAACAATGTGTAGAGGGTATTCTGATTGTATAGGCACAAGAGGGGCACTCACTTTATTGACTGGGGTTTTCTGCAGACTACAACGAACACATTGGAGACACCAATGTGTCCACAATCTCTACTCCTCGTGCCAGGCCCGGCCAAGTGAGGGCAGGTTATTTTCAGGATATTACTGGTTTCAGCAGAGTCTTTACTGTTATAAGGCTCATCAGCACAGATCACTCTAATGGCCAGGCCTGGACCAGGAAAGGGGCGTCGAGAGATGATCTCTTCAGGAAGCCCTAGCTCTCGACCTAGAGCTCTCACTTCATATTTATGGAAATCTTTCAGCGGTTCAATTACTTTTCCCTCATCTCGGAGTTTGCGGATAAGCTCTGTGTCGTTGTGGTGTGTTTTGATAACTTCTGCCTTCCCGCTAGCAAGGTGAGAGGCGCTCTCAATAAGGTCTGGTCTGAGCGTGCCTTGTGCCAGGAACACATCCTCTGGCTTCAGATTCATCTCTCCAATCACCTCATTGGCCACTTTTACAAACGTATCCCCAATGATCTTTCTCTTCTCCTCTGGATTTGTGGTCATGTTGAGCGTATTGCTGATGCGTTTCCTGGGTGTGCGGTCCTCCTCTGATATTGGCAGGGTCGTTGTGCCATTGTAGAAGGTGTGTGCTGCATTTACCACTTTGAGATTGATGCCAAGTTTAGTCAATGCTTCTTCAACactctgactctctctctttctcataaaGCCATTATCGATGTGAACAGCAATCACTTGCTCCTGATTCAGGGCTTTATTCAGCAGGGCTGTGCATACAGTGGAATCTACACCACCACTCAATAACACCAGAACTTTGGATTTGTCCACTTTCTCTCTGATCTCCCTGATGCAGTTCAGTTCACGGTTCTGTACAGTAAAGTTACTGCTGCAGCCAGCAATCTCAAACAGGAAACTGCGGAGCATGTCCATCCCTCTTTCGGTCAGATCCACCTCTGGATGAAACTGAGTCCCGTACAATTTTTACTGCTCGTTAGCAATGCCTGCAATAATGTTTCCAGACTGGGCAACAACTTTGAATCCATCTGCTACTTTGTCGACACTGTCACCATGTGTCAGCAGAACGGGTTCTTCCTTCTGCAATCCCCTGAAAAGAGAACAGGAGTTGTCCAACATAATGTTAAAAACACCATCCTCCCTCACGCTTTTTCTGTGCACTGTGCCACCAAAAACTTTATTCATCATCTGCATTCCATAGCAGATTCCAAGAACTGGTTTTCCGATGGTAAATATGGCTGGGTCAAACCAAGGTGCATCCTCAGCATAAACAGAGTTTGGCCCTCCAGATATAATAATGGCCCTGAAACCCTGTTCTCTGATGGCGAAGGCTGGTGTCTCCCAAAGGCAAAATCTCTGACTGGACAAAAAGCTCTCGCACCCGCCGGTCAATCACCTTCCCATACTGCGCACCTGCATCCAGGATCGCCACGGCACCCTCATAGGAACATAAACCATCTTTAGGCTCTCCAACGATATCCAGCTTGCTATCCCCGTTACACAGCGCCATGGATGTGAGATGTGGAGTAAACACTCCTGTCTTGCTACCTTGGCCACAGGGAAGACTGAAGGTCATTCCAGCTCATTCGGAGGTTGTGGTAGAGGCCTGTGCACGTTTACGACCTGATGGAAAGGACTATGTGGGCTTGGTAGAGCCTCTCCAAGAAAATGCTTTGCCAGGGCAGTTACTGGTAGCCCGGTCACTTAGTACAGTGTCAAAGGGTAGAGTTATGGTCCGAATACTGAACCTTTCCCCAGCTCCAGTGACACTTTTTAAGCGTTGTCGGATAGGGCATATTTTTTATGTAGAGTTATGCCCTTTAAAATCTCAAGGAGAAGTAGAGTTAAGACCATTAGATGAGGAGACCGTGGAGGTAGGGGTCAGGCACACTAGAGTGCAGGAATTACCATCAGAACATGCGTCTTGGCCGGTAGCTGTTTCTTTAGATCCATTACAATTTACCATTGAACAACAGGAGATGATTACCAAATTATTATCCAAGCATCAGAAGGTTTTTTCAGAACATGATGAAGATTATGGGTATACTGATAAGGTCCTACATGTCATACCTACAGGTGATTCTGCGTCAATTAGAGACAGATATAGTAGAATTCCACCAAAATTGTACCAAGAGGTCAGGGGGCTTTTGAGGAATATGATGGACAATGGGATCATTAGGGAAAGCTATAGTCCTTGGGCAGCACCTGTAGTGCTGGTAAGAAAGAAGGACGTCACCCTTCGTTTCTGCATAGACTACAGGCGGCTGAATGGGGTTAGTCATAAAGATGCATACCCACTCACCAGAATTGAGGAATCATTGGCTTCATTGAAAAAATCTAGCATGTTTTCAACATTAGATTTAGCACATGGGTATTGGCAGGTGGGGGTGCACCCAGCTGACAAAGAAAAGACTGCTTTTGTGACCCCGATGGGGCTATTTGAATTTAATCGGATGCCGATGGGGTTATGTAATGCCCCAGGAACTTTTTAGAGACTGTGGAGAGCTGCCtgggtgaccaaaattttgaaacacTGCTGCTTTATTTGGATGATATAATAGTCTTTTCCCCATCCTTTGGGGATCATATTTCCCACCTGGATTTGGTTTTCAGTCGTCTGGGGAATTATGGCTTAAAAGTTAAACCCACCAAGTGTTCTCTTTTTCAGACTAAAGTCCAGTATTTAGGCCATGTGattgcagaaggtggagtttcACCAGACCCAGAGAAACTGCGGGCAGTGGAGGCCTGGTCAACTCCTCAGAATATTACTCAGCTTTGGCTTTCTTGGGCCTAGCGGTATACTACAGGCATTTTATCAAAGATTTTGCCAGATTGCAGCACCCCTGAATTCAATGATGTGGGGTACATCAAAGCGGTGCACCCAATCTTCTCCAGGTAGAAAAGTTCATTGGGCATGGGGAGAGGCACAGGATGCAgctttcaagaaaataaaattcAGCCTCTTACACTAGTATCAACTTTTTATGACTTAGAAACAAAAATGTTGCCGGCATTTACCGCATCCCACCGCGCAGCACAATGAAGAcatatggaattttggtcacaaacatggcagcGTGGTCATACTGTGATGTCAAATCAAACAGGTCAATAACAGGCATTACATAGTGAAGCTTTATAGGGcagaaaaatttttttttggaagtTGTCCAGTTTATTTGTCAGTATTATCACTGAACTAATACAAGTTAATTGTTGTGATCATATATACAAAGCTTGTTTATTTGCACTTAACATGTCTAATGTCCACACAATATTTAACTAAAGTAAATGCCTGAATTGCACATTCATTCTCTAGTTTGTAATGTCTCTTTTTGTATTGCTTGATTAAACTTCTACCCTTATATTTAACAATATTCATGTTGCACAGTTCAACTTTTTCTACCAAAcacaacatttatacatttaaatacagtaaaacacTGAAATAATTCAGAATAAGTTGGTACCCTTAATTTGTTTTATGAATGTCACATAACTTTTACATTACAACTTGACCCCAACCCATTTACACATATACTTCCATTAGGAATCAGGGCAATCCACATTTTCTTCCCTATCAACTTCTATACTCTGACGAATAATCTGCCAGCATTTTAGTGGCTTCCTTTTGGATGAAATCTGATGTCCTTCATTAGACTTGATTTGCAATGGATCACTTCCATTGTCACTCTTCCCAGTATCCTCCATCTCATTGACTGGTTTTCCATCCTTTGCAAATGCATTAATATATCGTCTCATCTTTTGCACCAATGGGTCATTGCGATCCTCCACTCTGGAATAAGGAGATAAAGATTGAACACAGTCAAGATCAGTGTGTTCAGTAATGCTTTTGCATTGGAATTGTGATCTGTGGAATTGCGGAGTCCTTACCGGAGGTACCAACGTTCACCCAGGCCATACGCCATACCACATGCACCCAGCCTTGGCCACAGACACAGTGGAAGCCTTCTTTCGAGCATCAGAGTAGTGGCCACCACCTATGAACAGAGAAACCGATTTTCACCTAGCTCCAAAAGCCTCTACTCTCTGGTATGTCTGAATACGGTTTCCTCACATGTGTCCAGAACACTGACTGTAGTGGGACTGTAGTCTACTATCTTCAATACCAACCTGTGTCCTCCAGAGTTCGTCACGCTCCTGGGTGACCCGCCACTGTGTGTCGCTCATCATGGCGATCAGGAGATTAAACAGAAGGATGTAAGAGACAACGCTGAAGCAGATGTGGAGACAGAACACGACTGGATGGGTGTAGATAGTGTGGTCCACAGGCAAGTCAATCAGACCAATACTCAACTCAAACTGAGAGAATAAGGAAATGGGGAAAGAACGGTATGCTGGTACAGCCAAAGGTTCTTGAGTCATGTAGACTATCCACAAGGCTGAGAAGGGTAAAGAGAAGAGTGTCTAAGTACAAATGatgacaaattaaacattcaCCTGTGAATATCTGGAAATGTAACTGTAATTTAACTAACCAGCAGAGAATCCTATGAGAAAGATGAGGCTCAACCACATGAACTTTGTCAAGTCTCCAAAtattgtctacaaaacaaaattCACACCAATATGTTAAGCTATGCTGGGTTTGAAAATAAACAACAGAGAAATTATCTCTCTGCTAATCACTCCACCTTTTGGATCACAATGACATAGGGCCCCAACATCTCAAAACCTCTGGCGAAGTACATAACATTGGACCAGCCAAGAACCAGAGACCAAGCCATTAGCACAGCTTCTCCAGCCATTCCAGTTGTCCTCAGCACACACAGAATCACAACTAGACATGCATAGCTAACCCTGCCACAGAAATACATAGAAATGGAACAACAGAGATGTGAAGAGTGTAAGAGGAATGCATGCAAGTCAAACTGATTTCATTAAAAGTGATAATAGGCTGGTTCATAATAACAGGATGAACTTACAAAGTAACATGGAACGGACCTCCAAGGGCACTTTGGCCGAAATAGCGTTTAGCCCCCACTTTCAAAATACTGGGAATCTGAAAATAATTCAACATAAGGTATAAGGGTTTTGACTCAGTAGCAATTTTTAGATGTTAATATCTTTAGATGTTAAAGATAACCTCTATCAGCAGAATAATGATGGCTCCTATGACACTGAGAATTTCTCCAATTAAACGGATGTGATCTTTACGTGTTTGATAGCTCTCCTAAACACAAAGAGAAATTGGGTAATTGCATACACGCATATACTGTCAAAGCTTTTACATACAGAAAAAATATGATAACACATAGTGAATTGCACACTGTAAATCCCCGGGGTATTACAGATAAAAATGAGCCAGACGCAATAAAAATTTCTCAATGTTTATCTGACTAAAAAAACGTATGTGGCGCTGAGTTAAAACTTGATAACAAGTCACAGTAACTTATTAAATTAAGTCAACGTGACTATTGGAAAATGTTTAAGTAATTCTAACTTCTGTTTTTGAGTATTAATAACTTGTTTTTGTTagtgaattatacaaaaataaatttttgtaaatatatatttttttcttttacacaaaattaaattaCAACATAAAAAACTTGAATTTGTAAGTCATCTTAAATTTTGCTTCAATTTGGGTAGTTTTAAACTTGAATTAGTTCTGCCCATTGTACATCAAATTTTACCTTTTGAAACTATAGTTTAGTCATCATGCAAACAAGGTTATTTTGTTctctttacaaaataattttaattttaaagtatttatatttacatgttcTCTATGATATTGACATTAACCAGTTTTATCTTGAAAATTGTTCCTTTTGTTGACCAActctgacattttttaaatcagtatactgttcaaaaaaatatattttttgtatcagGAAATCAAAGCTAAAATTATTAAGTGCATTTAACTCTAAATTAGGGAACTGTAAACAAGAATGTTTGAGCTAATGAAGCAAAATTTAAAAAGTGAAATGTACTTGAAAGAAACTACTTACTTAACAGGTCCagttaaattaacttaaaactttGATTTATTTGGGTTCAAATGACAAATAGCTTTCATGTTTTGAGTATCTTTACTTGAAACTTGCAGTGGCTTACCACAAACATTTTGAGTAATGACTCCTTGATAGGGTTTACAGTGCAAGTGCATAATGTGTTCTAAACTCAACCACTGTCTCATatatacacatgcaaacacacctggaaagttttctgcatttttatggtGGGATCGTTGTCCGCTTTGGTGTAATTCTCAGGAAGATCCTTTAGGGGGCGGTTTATACAACACAGTGTAAATATGCTAATGTACAGCAGGTACACCAGCATCAATAACCTAAAAACAGAGACCAATAGCGCAACTAGTATTAGCAATGTCAAACATCATGAAACGTGATAaccataatttaatatattttgtaagGCTTCATAGCACACCACTGCTATCAAAGTGATATGTTGCCTGTTAAAGCTGCaagcagagctccaaaaaggggcgggagATCCAAACCACTTTTGAAGATATAGCgagccccttacctaaccctttccctaaacttATCCGTGATTGGAAGTGACACCCCTTTTTGGAATTGTCACCACCCCCTTATGGAGTAACCACgcccttctggagtaaccccgGAGGTCAACGGCCTGCAGCTTTACcttcttacatttttttataataaggCACCTGAAGTAATGCTTCCCAAAAAGATTCCACTTCAGACTGACGAGCTGTCGCACTGGAGTCAGGTCAAGAATCCTCCTGGCCTAAACAGAAAGATGCACAAAGCACTCAAAGAATGAAATGTAGTTAAGAGATTAACAAAGAACAACCCAGTTAAAGCATTTTGGATCATGATAATACTACAGATGATTTTGATTATCAATATTAGGGATTGttcaactaaaaaataaaattctgtcatcatttacttttaaaCAAGTATGtttatccatggaacacaaaaaggagatgttaggctagGTTAGGTAAGAGACTGactgacatcctcagtcaccattcactttcagtgtttgGAAATAAAAACGTCTCCTTTATAAtgtctccttctgtgttccactgaagacagAAAAtgacacaggtttggaacaacaaatggGAGAGTATATGATGACACAATTGTCAGTTCTTTAACATTAATAACGACCATGCTTTATATTCTGTGATATGTCCAGCACTTCCACACATTAACACACCTCTCTTTTCTGACTGCTGACAATAACCTCAAGCACTGAGAGGTCATCTACCCTGGAGTCAATCTCAGTAAGGTCATAAATGTTGGAGGACAATGGCCCCAGAC
This genomic window contains:
- the trpv6 gene encoding transient receptor potential cation channel subfamily V member 6; the encoded protein is MTPAISRTAAGEINHWWSQMKFRLQHKKGWNEMLDETFLMQTKRVNDIPLFSATKENNAACIKKLLDCASTNIFERGELGETALHVAVLNDNFEAAMALMDGAPELINEPMTSELYQGLTALHIAAVNQNVNLVRELIIRGGDVATPRVTGMYFRKRRGGLLYFGEHILAFASCVGNEEMITMLIKAGANIRAQDSLGNTILHLLVLQHNKTTACQIFDMLMTCDAELEPTVPLDMIPNFRGLTPFKLAAKEGNIVAFQHLVSRRRIIQWSLGPLSSNIYDLTEIDSRVDDLSVLEVIVSSQKREARRILDLTPVRQLVSLKWNLFGKHYFRLLMLVYLLYISIFTLCCINRPLKDLPENYTKADNDPTIKMQKTFQESYQTRKDHIRLIGEILSVIGAIIILLIEIPSILKVGAKRYFGQSALGGPFHVTLVSYACLVVILCVLRTTGMAGEAVLMAWSLVLGWSNVMYFARGFEMLGPYVIVIQKTIFGDLTKFMWLSLIFLIGFSAALWIVYMTQEPLAVPAYRSFPISLFSQFELSIGLIDLPVDHTIYTHPVVFCLHICFSVVSYILLFNLLIAMMSDTQWRVTQERDELWRTQVVATTLMLERRLPLCLWPRLGACGMAYGLGERWYLRVEDRNDPLVQKMRRYINAFAKDGKPVNEMEDTGKSDNGSDPLQIKSNEGHQISSKRKPLKCWQIIRQSIEVDREENVDCPDS